The Streptococcus mitis genomic sequence AATCGAAGGTATTGAGAATGGTTATGAAGTCATCGACCCTCAACACTACGATAAATTTGAAGAAATGGTCGCTGCCTTGGTAGAACGTCGCAAGGGCAAAATGTCTGAAGAAGATGCACGCAAGGTTTTGGTTGAAGATGTCAACTATTTTGGTGTGATGTTGGTTTACTTGGGTTTGGTTGATGGAATGGTTTCAGGTGCGATTCACTCAACAGCTTCAACAGTTCGTCCAGCTCTTCAAATCATCAAAACTCGTCCAAATGTAACGCGTACTTCAGGTGCCTTCCTCATGGTTCGTGGTACGGAACGTTACTTATTTGGAGACTGTGCCATTAATATCAATCCAGATGCAGAAGCTTTGGCTGAAATTGCGATCAACTCAGCAATCACAGCTAAGATGTTTGGAATCGAGCCTAAAATTGCTATGCTAAGCTATTCTACTAAAGGTTCAGGTTTTGGTGAAAGTGTTGATAAGGTTGTTGAAGCAACTAAAATTGCTCACGACTTGCGTCCTGACCTTGAAATCGATGGGGAATTGCAATTTGATGCAGCCTTTGTTCCTGAAACTGCAGCTCTGAAAGCTCCGGGAAGTACAGTAGCTGGTCAAGCAAACGTCTTCATCTTCCCAGGTATCGAGGCAGGAAATATCGGCTACAAGATGGCTGAACGTCTTGGTGGTTTTGCAGCTGTAGGACCTGTTTTGCAAGGTTTGAACAAGCCAGTTAACGACCTTTCTCGTGGCTGTAATGCAGATGATGTTTACAAGTTGACCCTTATCACAGCAGCCCAAGCTGTTCATCAATAAGATTTAGTCCTCTTTCCCTTGGGAAGAGGCTTTTTATACTCAATGAAAATCAAAGAGCAAACTAGGAAACTAGCTGCAGGCTGTACTTGAGTACGGCAAGGCGACGTTGACGTGGTTTGAAGAGATTTTCGAAGAGTATTAATACTAGGAAAAGGACAGTTAGAATCTTCTGTGCTATACTAGAGATATGTTAGATTTGAAAGAATACGGTATCGTCATGTGGCCGAAGGAGAAGATCATTTCTTTTCGTGAGAAACTTCTCAACTGGTATGATGAAAACAAAAGAGATTTACCATGGCGTAGGAGTAAGAATCCTTATCATATCTGGGTCTCTGAAATTATGCTCCAGCAGACTAGGGTGGATACAGTTATTCCTTATTATGAACGATTCTTGGACTGGTTTCCAACAGTAGAAAGTTTGGCGAATGCGCCTGAAGAACGTTTGTTGAAAGCTTGGGAAGGTTTGGGTTATTATTCTCGAGTTCGTAATATGCAGGCTGCAGCCCAGCGGATTATGTCTGATTTTGGTGGTCAATTTCCAAATACCTATGAAGGAATTTCTAGCTTGAAAGGAATTGGTCCTTACACAGCAGGAGCCATTTCCAGTATTGCTTTTAACTTGCCTGAGCCAGCTGTAGATGGTAATGTCATGCGGGTCTTGGCGCGTCTATTTGAAGTCAACTACGATATTGGAATTCCAAGTAATCGAAAAATTTTTCAGGCAATGATGGAAATCCTGATTGACCCAGAACGGCCAGGTGACTTTAACCAAGCCTTGATGGACTTGGGCTCAGATATTGAGGCTCCTGTAAATCCCAGACCAGAAGAAAGTCCAGTTAAGGACTTTAGTGCGGCATATCAGCATGGCACAATGAACCGTTATCCAATTAAGGCGCCTAAGAAAAAGCCTGTCCCAATTTATCTTAAAGCCTTGGTGGTCAAAAATACACAGGGACAATTTTTGCTTGAAAAAAATGAAAGTGAAAAGCTATTGGAAGGTTTTTGGCATTTCCCCTTGATAGAAGTTGATAACTTTTCGCAAGAAGAGCAGTTTGACCTCTTCCATCAGGTTGCAGAAGAAAGTGTGAACTTTGGTCCAAGTCCAGAGGAGAGTTTTCAGCAGGACTATGACTTAGATGTTGATTGGCTTGATATTTATTTTGAGACTGTCAAGCTAATCTTTAGCCATCGCAAGTGGCATGTTCAAATTGTAGCAGGTCAGGTGACTGACTTCCATGATTTTTCAGATAGAGAAGTTCGCTGGCTTTCACCAGAAGAGTTTAAGAATGTTCCACTTGCCAAACCCCAACAAAAAATCTGGCAGGCTTATGCACAAGCCAACTTAGGCAGTAGTAAAGACTAGCTATTGTGTCTTCTTTTTATTTTTTTGGTATAATAGTAGAGAAAAAGGTGAAGAAATGAAAAAAATATTAATTGTAGATGATGAAAAACCAATCTCGGATATTATCAAGTTTAATATGACCAAGGAAGGTTACGAGGTTGTAACTGCTTTTAACGGTCGTGAAGCACTAGAGCAATTTGAAGCAGAGCAACCAGATATTATTATTCTGGATTTGATGCTTCCAGAAATCGATGGTTTAGAAGTTGCTAAGACAATTCGCAAGACAAGTAGTGTGCCTATTATCATGCTCTCTGCTAAAGACAGTGAATTTGATAAGGTTATCGGTTTAGAGCTTGGAGCGGATGACTATGTAACCAAACCCTTCTCAAATCGTGAGTTGCAGGCGCGTGTTAAAGCTCTTCTTCGTCGCACGGACTTAGTTTCTGTAGATAATCAAGATTCAGATGAAAAGAAAACCCAACCTTTGCAAATTGGGGACTTGGAGATTGTTCCAGATGCCTACGTGGCTAAAAAATATGGTGAAGAACTAGACTTAACTCACCGTGAATTTGAGCTTTTGTACCACTTTGCTTCTCATATCGGTCAAGTGATTACGCGTGAACACTTGCTTGAAACGGTCTGGGGTTATGATTATTTTGGAGATGTTCGGACTGTTGACGTAACCATCAGACGTTTACGTGAGAAGATTGAAGATACACCAAGTCGTCCAGAGTATATCCTAACACGTCGCGGTGTTGGTTATTATATGAGAAATAATGATTGAATTTATTAGAAAAAATATTCTTACTAGTGATTTTATCTTCATTTTAATTTTATTGGGTTTTATCTTGATTGTTACCTTGCTTTTGCTAGAAAATCGGCGAGATAATATTCGGTTGAAGCAAATCAATCAAAAGGTAAAAGACTTGATTGCAGGAGATTATTCTCAGGTATTGGATATGCAGGGAAGTTCTGAAATCACTAATATTACCAATAATCTCAATGATTTATCAGAAGTAATCCGCTTGACTCAAGAAAATCTGGAACAAGAGAGTAAACGATTACACAGTATCCTCTCTTACATGACAGATGGTGTCCTTGCGACCAATCGTCGTGGCAAGATTACTATGATTAATGACATAGCTAAGAAACAGCTAGGTGTTCAGAAGGAAGAAGTTCTCAATAAAAGTATTCTAGAATTGCTTAGGATTGAAGATGAGTATGAACTTCGTGATTTGATTACCCAAATTCCTGAACTCATGATTGATTCCCAGGATGCCAATGGTGAGTATCTGAGCCTTCGTGTACGCTTCGCCTTGATTCGTCGAGAGTCTGGCTTTATCTCAGGTTTAGTTGCTGTTTTACACGATACTACGGAGCAGGAGAAGGAAGAACGCGAACGAAGACTCTTTGTTTCTAACGTTAGTCATGAGCTGCGAACTCCTCTGACCAGCGTAAAATCCTATCTTGAAGCCTTGGATGAAGGTGCCTTGTCAGAACCTGTGGCACCAGACTTTATCAAGGTATCTCTAGACGAAACCAACCGTATGATGCGGATGGTGACAGATCTTCTCCATCTTTCACGTATTGATAATGCAACCAGTCATCTAGATGTCGAACTGATTAACTTTACTGCCTTTATTACCTTTATCCTTAACCGTTTTGATAAGATGAGGGGATCAGATGAAGAGAAGAAATACGAATTGGTTAGAGATTATCCGATTACCTCTGTCTGGATTGAAATTGATACAGACAAGATGACGCAGGTGATTGATAATATTCTCAATAATGCCATTAAATATTCTCCAGATGGTGGAAAAATCACAGTGACCATGAAGACGACTGATGATCAGATGATTTTGTCTATCTCAGACCAAGGATTGGGTATTCCTAAGCAGGATTTGCCACGTATTTTTGACCGTTTCTACCGTGTGGATCGTGCTAGAAGTCGTGCTCAAGGTGGTACCGGTCTAGGACTGTCTATTGCCAAAGAAATTATCAAACAACATAAGGGCTTTATTTGGGCCAAGAGTATATATGGTAAGGGATCAACCTTCACCATTGTGCTCCCTTATGATAAGGATGCAGTGAAGGAAGAAGTATGGGAGGACGAAGTAGAAGACTAGAATGAGTGAAACAGGCTTTAAATACAGTATTTTAGCATCGGGTTCCAGTGGAAATTCCTTTTATCTGGAAACCCCAAAAAAGAAACTTTTAGTGGATGCAGGCTTGTCTGGGAAAAAAATTACCAGCCTACTTGCTGAAATTAATCGCAAGCCAGAAGATTTGGATGCCATCCTGATTACGCATGAGCATTCTGACCATATTCATGGAGTGGGTGTTTTGGCACGCAAGTATGGTATGGATCTTTACGCCAATGAAAAGACCTGGCAGGCTATGGAAAATAGCAAGTATCTTGGCAAGGTGGATGCCTCGCAAAAGCATATTTTTGAAATGGGCAAAACTAAAACATTTGGAGATATTGATATTGAGAGTTTTGGTGTTAGCCATGAT encodes the following:
- the pta gene encoding phosphate acetyltransferase, with the translated sequence MEVFESLKANLVGKNARIVLPEGEEPRILQATKRLVKETEVIPVLLGNPEKIKIYLEIEGIENGYEVIDPQHYDKFEEMVAALVERRKGKMSEEDARKVLVEDVNYFGVMLVYLGLVDGMVSGAIHSTASTVRPALQIIKTRPNVTRTSGAFLMVRGTERYLFGDCAININPDAEALAEIAINSAITAKMFGIEPKIAMLSYSTKGSGFGESVDKVVEATKIAHDLRPDLEIDGELQFDAAFVPETAALKAPGSTVAGQANVFIFPGIEAGNIGYKMAERLGGFAAVGPVLQGLNKPVNDLSRGCNADDVYKLTLITAAQAVHQ
- the mutY gene encoding A/G-specific adenine glycosylase; this encodes MLDLKEYGIVMWPKEKIISFREKLLNWYDENKRDLPWRRSKNPYHIWVSEIMLQQTRVDTVIPYYERFLDWFPTVESLANAPEERLLKAWEGLGYYSRVRNMQAAAQRIMSDFGGQFPNTYEGISSLKGIGPYTAGAISSIAFNLPEPAVDGNVMRVLARLFEVNYDIGIPSNRKIFQAMMEILIDPERPGDFNQALMDLGSDIEAPVNPRPEESPVKDFSAAYQHGTMNRYPIKAPKKKPVPIYLKALVVKNTQGQFLLEKNESEKLLEGFWHFPLIEVDNFSQEEQFDLFHQVAEESVNFGPSPEESFQQDYDLDVDWLDIYFETVKLIFSHRKWHVQIVAGQVTDFHDFSDREVRWLSPEEFKNVPLAKPQQKIWQAYAQANLGSSKD
- the yycF gene encoding response regulator YycF → MKKILIVDDEKPISDIIKFNMTKEGYEVVTAFNGREALEQFEAEQPDIIILDLMLPEIDGLEVAKTIRKTSSVPIIMLSAKDSEFDKVIGLELGADDYVTKPFSNRELQARVKALLRRTDLVSVDNQDSDEKKTQPLQIGDLEIVPDAYVAKKYGEELDLTHREFELLYHFASHIGQVITREHLLETVWGYDYFGDVRTVDVTIRRLREKIEDTPSRPEYILTRRGVGYYMRNND
- the vicK gene encoding cell wall metabolism sensor histidine kinase VicK, producing the protein MIEFIRKNILTSDFIFILILLGFILIVTLLLLENRRDNIRLKQINQKVKDLIAGDYSQVLDMQGSSEITNITNNLNDLSEVIRLTQENLEQESKRLHSILSYMTDGVLATNRRGKITMINDIAKKQLGVQKEEVLNKSILELLRIEDEYELRDLITQIPELMIDSQDANGEYLSLRVRFALIRRESGFISGLVAVLHDTTEQEKEERERRLFVSNVSHELRTPLTSVKSYLEALDEGALSEPVAPDFIKVSLDETNRMMRMVTDLLHLSRIDNATSHLDVELINFTAFITFILNRFDKMRGSDEEKKYELVRDYPITSVWIEIDTDKMTQVIDNILNNAIKYSPDGGKITVTMKTTDDQMILSISDQGLGIPKQDLPRIFDRFYRVDRARSRAQGGTGLGLSIAKEIIKQHKGFIWAKSIYGKGSTFTIVLPYDKDAVKEEVWEDEVED